The Paenibacillus dendritiformis region AAGGCTTGAATCAGATCAAAATCACGGTCCTGGATGAAGCGGCGATGAAGCGCGATCTCGCGGCAGGCAACCTGGACAGCGGCATCGTGTTCGGCGAAGGGTTCGCCGCAAGCGTGCGTGCCGGCAAGCCGGAACATCTGGATATCATCTCCGTGAAAGGGACGCAGGTCACCGCCTACGTCAAGGCGATGCTTCAGAACTTTGTCGGCAACGTGGCCGCGATTGGCCGCAGTGCTGAAGGCGATGATGCCCGGTTCGACACCATCTATGCCGCATACAGCCAGCAGCGGTTCAAGGTGACGGCCGAGACGCTGGAGGATACGTCGAACATGAAGTCCATGACCTATCAATCGATTGGCTTCCTCGTCGCGTTCATGATGTACTCCGCGGTGAGCATGTCGGAGATGATTCTGAAGGAGAAAGAGAACCGCACGTTCCTGCGGCTGCTGTCCGCACCCGTCTCCGCAAGGTCGTATGTGCTCTCGAACGTGGCCGTCAATGTCGTGGTTATGCTGCTGCAGATTACGGTCACGCTGATCGTGATGAAGAACATCCTCCATATTGACTCGGGCATCCCGTATGGCAATATAATCGCGGCGCTGATCCTGTTCGCCTTTACGGCCATCAGCCTCTCGCTCTTGATCGTCGCCTTCTCGAAGAGCAGCGCGGGCGCAGGCGCCCTGCAAAATCTGATCATTACGCCGTCCTGTCTGCTCGCCGGCTGCTTCTTCCCGATGGACATCATGCCAGACACGATGCGCAAAATCTCGCACTTCATGCCGCAGCATTGGCTGTTGGACATGATCAGTAAGCTGCAGCAAGGCGTTACGTTCGGCAGCCTGGCTCTGAATATGGCGATTCTGATCGCCTTCGCCGCGGTCTTCGCGCTCATCGCGATCTTCCGCTTCGGCCGCAACAACGACATCCGGCAGTTCGTGTAAGCCGGAAGCCAGGGGGGACAGACCATCGCTGCGTTCACGTCATAACATCGCAAGAGTGGCGGAAAAGCCCCTCTATTTTTTCCCGGTCATATTCCAATATCCAATCGTTGAACTCTTCATAGAGCGGCCGCAGCGGATCCAAGGCAGCGCAGATGACATCGCACCCCCGATCATCATAGAGATGGTAAATCATTTGCTTCGTCTTATTGATCAGATAGATGTCGATGCCGCAACGTTCGAATCCGCTTTTTGCTCTTTACATATTTGGGATAGATTCTGGCCGGTCTGCGCTGCAGCCGAGTGTCGCTCGCATCGCAATGAATGTCGGTGACGAGGAATATATCGTCGGATTCATCAAATACGCGCTCAAAAATTCGAATGCTTCTATATATAAAAGATAAAGGTGAAAGCCGCGAAGCGGTAGCAAGTCAGGATAACCGGCATACGATATAACAGGATATCCGCCTATCAATTGCCGGGAAGGTGTTATGATTGAGACAAAATGAGATGTGGCAGTCTGTATTAACTGAATTATACAACAGTCTGTATGGCGAACAGATGGTCTGTTCCATGAGCACGGAGTTGTTTCATATACCTGAAACGCAAAATTTACAAGGAAATTCAGAAATGCATGCCAGTCTTGTCCCTGCGTCTTATCATCGGGTGACTGCGGCCGGTTCAGCCCAAAGATTGGTGAACGGAGAGAGCGCCCCGACCATTATTGCGACACTGGTTGCCTGCATACAGAACGCCGAGCGGCTGGATCGCGACGTACATTCCGGTTTATTGGTCATGAGAGATGCCGCACCAGCTGCCTACAAGCCCGTAATCGAAAACATCATACGCTGGCAGGAACACGCTGAAGTGCATCTGCAGAACGCAAAACAATTGACGAATCAAAACATTGGCGCATCCCCTCGGCTTGGGTATTATACCGCCCTTAGACATGAAAATAGCCCATGTCAGCGACATAGGCTTGCCAACTGCATTTATTAACAGGTGATTTGACCGCGAATTTCTCCGTCTGGAAATTGTATGGTATGGACGTTGACATAGGCGTTCCCTCTTTCGATCTCACGAATGAGGTCGCGGATCGTTTTGCCTTTCAGAGGTCCGATTAGATCTCGGCTCGTCAGGACACCGCGGATGACTCCTCGTCTAACGGAGATGCCAAATTTGGACGGACCGAACAGGAAGGCTACGATGGGACCATTCTGCCCTCTTCTGCCAAGATGAATATGGGCCTGGGTCACCCGGTTAATATTTCGGATCACCAGCCGGAATCGTAACTGAGTGCGATTGCTGCTCAGCTGAAAAATAGCATCTCCTGAAGCTATCGTTCTTACAGGAGGCACTTCATTTCGCCCCGATAGGATTGCCCTGAATGTTCTAATAAGTCCTCGCTCCTTTCATATCGCTCTTATAACGTATTCTTTAAAACATGAATGGTTTGTACGTTTGCCCAGAAAATATGATTTCGGAGTCAGCAGTGGTACAATAGTCGACAGACATGCTTCCGGCATATTAAAGGGGGATACAGCCATGAACAACTCCGCGAAAACCATTATTGAAAAATTGAATCTCCGCAAATATTCGACGAAGCTGATTTTGGGCAAGCCGGACGATATCGCCGATTTCGATGAGCTGGAGTACGACACATCGGCGGTCGAAGAGAAATACAGTCTCATTTTTACGTTCATCTTCAACTTGGAGGAGTTCGTGAGCCAGCTGAATCAGGTGATTGAACAGCAGCTGCTCGAAGAGGGCGGGTATCTGTTCTTCGCCTATCCGAAGAAAAATAATCCGAAGTACGCGGAATATATTGAGCGGGACAGCTTCTTCGCCGAAGTCCCTATGGACGAGGATGGATATGTGAAGGGCAGCCCGATTAAGTTCGCCCGCATGGTGAGCCTGAACGACGTGTTTACCGTCATCGGGCTGAAATCCCAGGCGAAGAAGGCGGCGAGCTCAGCCACAACGAAAGCGAGCCAATGCGTGGATGATTATGTCGACCGTGTGGAAGACATCAAGTCCTATTTGCAGAACGACGAGGAAATAGCACAGCGGTACAATCAATTGACTCCCGGCTACCAGAAAGACTGGGCGCGGTATGTATACAGCGCGAAGAAAAAGGAAACGCAGGACAAGAGACTGGCCGAAATGAAAACCGTGCTGGCCGAGGGCTATAAATCGATTGATCTATATAGAAGAAACAAGAAATAAGAGCGCGGTCACAGCATCGCAGGCATAGGCAACGGTGGAGCTCGAACGGTGGTCCAAGCCGTAACGTATGGAAGGCGAACTCGAGGCAGGTTGAAAAACATCGCCAAACCCCGTACAATGACATCGAATGAGTGATAATCATTCTCATCCCGTGGAGAGGAGGTCCATGATGGCTCAGGATGTATTGATTACGGAGGTTCATGATTATTTCGACCGGCTTGCCGAAGTGGTCGACGGCCGGGTTCAGCATACAGGCGGCGAGCAGCAGCTTGTTCTCCCTTCTCATATTGGCATCGGCTCGATTACGCGGCTGCGGATTCGTCCGGGCATGGAGATCATAATGACGGACGTGACGTACGAGCAAAATATGATGCTTCGCATTCAGGAGGCTTGCCGGCTGTTCGAGCTAAGCTATTGCGTAAGCGGGGAGATCTACTGCGAGTGGGGCGGCAAGGACAGCCTCACGGAGAAGCAGACGGGCAACGTCCTGTACCTGGAGGACATTGAAGTATACGAGGAGAAGAAGGCCGGTCATCGCCATCAATTGCTGGAGATCCGCCTTTCTCCAGATGAGTTGTTCCGGTATGCAGGGGATACGGCGGAGAAGCAGAAAATGGAGACCTGGCTCCGGCGCCATCGGGGAAGAATCGACCGCTATCCGGATTCCCCGGCCATCCGCAAATGCGTGCTGGATCTGCTTCAGTGCACATATCAAGGCACGATGAAGCGCCTATATATGGAGAGCAAGGCAATGGAGTTCATCGCCTTGTTCGGCGAGGCGGACGGGCTCGATGTGACGGGCGGACCGCGGCAGCGCTCGTTGAGCCGCGACGATATCATCAAGCTGCGCGAAGCGAGGCAGCTTGTCCTCGACCATTGCGAGCAGCCTCTCTCCATCCGGCAGCTGGCGAGACAGTCCGGGCTGAATGAATTCAAGCTGAAGACCGGCTTCCGCGAGCTGTTCGGCATGACGGTATTCGAGCTGGTGCGCAAGGAGCGGATGGAGAAGGCCTTGCGGTATATGGAAGCCGATCGGATGAATGTGAGCGAGGCCGCGGTCGCTGTCGGCTACAGCAATGCGAGCAATTTTACAGCCGCGTTCCGCAAGCATTACGGCTGCAATCCGAGCGAATACAGGAAGCGGCTGGAGCAGTTGGGCGCAGAGCGAGAGCAGCGCGATGCAGAATAACGGGTGAGGCTTCAAGCAAGCCGATGTAACCTTCCCACGAAAAAGAAGCAGGCTGCCGCGGCAACCTGCTTAACGCTTATGTGATCTCCGCCTGTCCGTTCGTTTCCGGCTTGCACATCCTATTTTCCTTCAACCGTTCAATCTGGGCAGCATCAAGCCCTGTTATGCGGCAGATAAGGGCGGCATCCAGTCCTTCTTTCAACATATTTATTGCCGTGTTGTTAATCCCTTCTTTAATTCCTTCTTTAATTCCTTCTTTAAGTCCGGCTGTACGCGCATCGTTCAGCAGGCTGGCGCGATCATGCAACGCCTTTTCCCGCAGGGCATAACGCCGCCTTGTCTCCTCATCGCTCGCCAAATACGAGAGACGGGCCTCGGCTTCCTTAAATAGCTCATCCACCGTCATCAACTCCTCCAATTGTTCGGTTGTTGTCTGTTGATCCAAAAACCTCAGCCAGCGATGCAACGGATCGCGGATATCAAAGGGCAGGCGCCGGAATTTCGGGCATTCG contains the following coding sequences:
- a CDS encoding CHRD domain-containing protein; amino-acid sequence: MRTFRAILSGRNEVPPVRTIASGDAIFQLSSNRTQLRFRLVIRNINRVTQAHIHLGRRGQNGPIVAFLFGPSKFGISVRRGVIRGVLTSRDLIGPLKGKTIRDLIREIERGNAYVNVHTIQFPDGEIRGQITC
- a CDS encoding YdeI/OmpD-associated family protein, giving the protein MNNSAKTIIEKLNLRKYSTKLILGKPDDIADFDELEYDTSAVEEKYSLIFTFIFNLEEFVSQLNQVIEQQLLEEGGYLFFAYPKKNNPKYAEYIERDSFFAEVPMDEDGYVKGSPIKFARMVSLNDVFTVIGLKSQAKKAASSATTKASQCVDDYVDRVEDIKSYLQNDEEIAQRYNQLTPGYQKDWARYVYSAKKKETQDKRLAEMKTVLAEGYKSIDLYRRNKK
- a CDS encoding AraC family transcriptional regulator, with product MAQDVLITEVHDYFDRLAEVVDGRVQHTGGEQQLVLPSHIGIGSITRLRIRPGMEIIMTDVTYEQNMMLRIQEACRLFELSYCVSGEIYCEWGGKDSLTEKQTGNVLYLEDIEVYEEKKAGHRHQLLEIRLSPDELFRYAGDTAEKQKMETWLRRHRGRIDRYPDSPAIRKCVLDLLQCTYQGTMKRLYMESKAMEFIALFGEADGLDVTGGPRQRSLSRDDIIKLREARQLVLDHCEQPLSIRQLARQSGLNEFKLKTGFRELFGMTVFELVRKERMEKALRYMEADRMNVSEAAVAVGYSNASNFTAAFRKHYGCNPSEYRKRLEQLGAEREQRDAE
- a CDS encoding ABC transporter permease encodes the protein MSEVIWLIRKTMTETFRNKKNWLIYFGLPVAGVLLSMMIYANHSSGTLRVGMLNLDGDQAITQDAIRFLEGLNQIKITVLDEAAMKRDLAAGNLDSGIVFGEGFAASVRAGKPEHLDIISVKGTQVTAYVKAMLQNFVGNVAAIGRSAEGDDARFDTIYAAYSQQRFKVTAETLEDTSNMKSMTYQSIGFLVAFMMYSAVSMSEMILKEKENRTFLRLLSAPVSARSYVLSNVAVNVVVMLLQITVTLIVMKNILHIDSGIPYGNIIAALILFAFTAISLSLLIVAFSKSSAGAGALQNLIITPSCLLAGCFFPMDIMPDTMRKISHFMPQHWLLDMISKLQQGVTFGSLALNMAILIAFAAVFALIAIFRFGRNNDIRQFV